A single region of the Acanthopagrus latus isolate v.2019 chromosome 11, fAcaLat1.1, whole genome shotgun sequence genome encodes:
- the LOC119028413 gene encoding desmoglein-3-like: MDHVTAINLLLYLSVMFGGSAAGVPQLRRHKRDWVIPPIKLKENFDYTGTPHVSKIRSDKAQGKILHYRLMGVGASLPPVNRFIVGETNGLVYVRGKLDREETANYTLTGEAKFSDGSIAETAIALNFEVVDDNDNPPVFGRIRPATVYESSPAGTVVTVVTATDADKPNTTHTKISYSIIKQEPSDGTRLFNIDRHTGRIYVNENTLDREKQSSYLLTIKGTDLDGDPKGLTGTGTVLVKVEDINDNRPTLDKDAYSASIVENEEKVEVMRFKVQDDDEKKTKNWDAVFDIVSGNEDGIFSIKTDPKTNEGILMLEKPVDFEENPDIKLGVVVSNAAPFVGDGGGGGGGGGGGGGGGGGAGGGGGGAGGGGGAGGGGGGAGGGGGATGAGGGGGATGAGGGGAWAGPGKPTRGKVYAVNIAVLNEPEGVAFKPATKPVAVSEDPKENPLNKVIGVFRATDTDTGKPAENVRYAKGYDPDNWLLIDPETAEIRLQKVPDRESPFVVNGTYYAKIISLTQDTTHKMTTGTIALKVGDTNDNCPSLVNRLEHVCEDTEVVHVTAVDKDGDPNSAPLTFSIVTKESQGEWRVEPLNDTSASLRSLSPLWPGHYKVTLIIKDRQGLSCPEPQNLDIRACSCVGGETCKSTAASRSTPSSAFGGLGVGVLILGLLTLLIVGVLLMSCSCGDVPGDFSELPFDSTDHYINYHTEGQGEDRDVPLLRSPVQMTPATINAAQVNNVAAVMTANTGAAKSGFADDYGIQQGGHAETRESWALNQYSMEGQLIQYDVLEDLALPDGFLDEYYSQKARCAATMQAGRDSLLLYDFEGQGSCAGSVGCCSLQEFDNNLQFLDDLGPKFKTLADICSPPRSPPPVSRQGIVTPEVDEVEHVAGPSLETKPPTIRSQSSAQNQNVSISQSSTRVAGFNGAASSSVHGQLSHSIVSAPQSPPVCPVTTAVLPSPGPILLVQQQEPVYYTTRPVMQPMHYVVQPQLQSTVLLAGAPVNNLQGMVLLNGQSGHAESIMHRGNAAGTLTLGSRGGNSVIEEDQGVGLQWRSDSSGEVVDVRRSDGSGQMVEVGGFCNTGMLLDGHISEGTTVHEEIVSTQRGKKRRTRSTALVKTGSMN, from the exons ATGGACCACGTGACAGCCATCAATTTACTGCTTTACCTGTCTGTTATG tttgGAGGCAGTGCAGCCGGAGTCCCACAGCTCAGACGCCACAAGAGGGACTGGGTCATCCCACCAATAAAGCTTAAAGAGAACTTTGACTATACTGGAACACCCCATGTTTCCAAG ATCAGGTCCGACAAGGCTCAGGGGAAGATCCTGCACTACCGTCTGATGGGCGTTGGGGCCAGTTTGCCACCTGTGAACAGGTTCATTGTGGGGGAGACCAATGGACTTGTGTACGTCAGGGGAAAACTGGACCGAGAAGAGACAGCTAATTACACA CTGACCGGAGAAGCAAAATTTAGTGATGGATCCATCGCTGAAACCGCCATAGCGCTGAATTTTGAAGTGGTGGATGACAATGATAACCCACCTGTTTTCGGCCGCATACGTCCAGCTACAGTGTACGAGTCCAGTCCAGCAG GGACTGTGGTTACTGTGGTTACAGCTACCGATGCTGACAAGCCCAACACTACCCATACAAAAATCTCCTACAGCATCATAAAGCAGGAGCCCTCTGATGGCACACGGCTGTTCAACATAGACAGGCACACCGGACGCATCTACGTCAATGAAAACACCCTAGACAGAGAG AAACAAAGCTCCTACTTGTTAACAATTAAAGGCACTGATTTGGATGGAGATCCTAAAGGACTCACAGGCACCGGGACTGTTCTTGTCAAAGTGGAGGACATCAATGATAACAGACCCACCCTGGATAAAGATGCG TATTCAGCCAGCATTGTGGAGAACGAAGAAAAAGTGGAAGTGATGAGGTTCAAAGTGCAGGATGACgatgaaaagaaaaccaaaaactgGGATGCTGTTTTTGATATCGTGTCTGGAAATGAAGACGGGATCTTCAGCATAAAGACAGATCCTAAAACCAACGAAGGTATTCTGATGCTTGAAAAG CCTGTTGATTTTGAGGAAAATCCTGATATCAAGCTGGGAGTGGTAGTCTCCAATGCTGCTCCATTTGTgggggatggaggaggtggaggaggaggaggtggtggtggaggaggaggaggtggtggagcaggaggtggaggtggtggagcaggtggaggtggaggagcagggggaggtggaggcg gtgcaggaggaggcggtggcgctacaggtgcaggtggaggcggTGGTGCtacaggtgcaggtggaggcggTGCATGGGCCGGACCTGGGAAGCCAACCAGAGGCAAAGTTTACGCGGTGAACATTGCAGTGCTGAACGAGCCCGAGGGAGTCGCCTTCAAACCTGCAACGAAGCCTGTCGCTGTTTCAGAGGATCCAAAGGAAAATCCATTAAACAAGGTTATCGGTGTCTTCAGAgccactgacactgacactggaAAGCCTGCAGAAAATGTTCG ATATGCTAAAGGCTATGATCCTGACAACTGGCTGCTGATCGACccagaaacagcagaaataagACTTCAAAAGGTCCCGGACAGAGAGTCCCCGTTCGTGGTGAATGGAACCTACTACGCTAAAATAATAAGTTTGACTCAAG ACACGACTCATAAGATGACCACAGGAACGATCGCGTTGAAGGTGGGCGATACAAACGATAACTGCCCCTCGCTGGTCAACAGATTGGAGCACGTCTGTGAGGACACTGAGGTCGTTCATGTCACAGCAGTGGATAAGGATGGAGACCCAAACTCGGCCCCTTTAACCTTCAGCATTGTCACAAAAGAAAGTCAAGGGGAGTGGAGAGTTGAACCTTTAAATG ATACCAGCGCTTCCCTCAGGTCGTTGAGTCCGCTGTGGCCCGGTCACTACAAGGTTACCTTAATCATCAAGGACAGGCAAGGTCTCTCCTGCCCAGAACCTCAGAACCTGGACATACGCGCTTGCTCCTGTGTTGGAGGAGAGACCTGCAAGTCCACTGCAGCCTCTCGGAGCACACCCTCGTCTGCATTTGGAGGACTCGGAGTCGGGGTACTGATTTTGGGACTGCTGACACTGCTCA tTGTTGGAGTCTTACTGATGAGCTGCTCGTGTGGAGATGTGCCGGGGGACTTCTCTGAGCTTCCTTTTGATAGCACAGATCACTATATTAACTATCACACGGAGGGCCAAGGAGAGGACCGG GACGTCCCTCTGCTCAGGTCTCCAGTCCAGATGACACCTGCTACCATAAACGCTGCACAGGTCAACAATGTAGCTGCTGTCATGACTGCTAATACCGGTGCTGCCAAATCCGGGTTTGCGGATGACTACGGGATCCAGCAGGGCGGCCATGCAGAAACCAGGGAGAGCTGGGCTCTTAATCAGTACTCAATGGAGGGACAACTCATACAGTATGACGTCCTGGAGGACTTGGCCCTGCCTGATGGATTTCTGGATGAGTACTATTCACAG AAAGCGAGGTGTGCAGCAACAATGCAGGCAGGGAGGGATTCGCTGTTACTGTATGACTTTGAGGGTCAGGGCTCCTGTGCTGGCTCAGTGGGCTGCTGCAGTCTCCAGGAGTTTGACAACAACCTGCAGTTCCTCGATGACCTCGGACCAAAGTTTAAGACCCTGGCTGACATCTGCTCTCCACCGAGATCTCCACCGCCTGTGTCCCGTCAAGGTATTGTAACCCCAGAAGTGGATGAAGTTGAACACGTTGCTGGGCCCTCACTGGAGACTAAACCACCCACCATCCGTAGCCAGAGCTCAGCGCAGAATCAGAATGTAAGCATCAGCCAGTCATCCACCCGAGTCGCTGGTTTTAATGGAGCAGCTTCCAGCAGTGTGCACGGGCAGCTTTCCCACAGCATTGTCAGCGCGCCTCAGTCGCCTCCCGTCTGTCCTGTTACCACAGCTGTGCTGCCCTCTCCTGGACCGATACTTCTAGTACAGCAGCAGGAGCCAGTCTACTACACCACCAGACCTGTGATGCAGCCGATGCACTACGTAGTCCAACCGCAGCTTCAGAGCACCGTGCTGCTGGCTGGAGCCCCGGTAAACAACCTGCAGGGTATGGTTCTGCTCAACGGACAGTCTGGACACGCTGAGAGTATCATGCACAGGGGAAACGCTGCTGGGACTTTAACTCTTGGGAGCAGAGGAGGCAACAGTGTGATTGAGGAGGACCAGGGAGTGGGGTTACAGTGGAGATCTGATAGCTCTGGAGAAGTAGTGGATGTCAGACGAAGTGACGGATCAGGTCAGATGGTGGAGGTAGGAGGCTTCTGTAATACAGGGATGCTGTTAGATGGACACATCAGTGAGGGAACAACAGTCCATGAGGAGATAGTgtcaacacagagaggaaagaagcGAAGAACTAGGTCGACAGCATTAGTGAAGACAGGTTCCATGAATTAG